GTAACTTTTACAACTTAGTTTTACAACTCAGTGTAAAGACAAAGGTCTAACCTATGAAGTTAACACTGTCAGGCAGAGGTCTGGCAGTCAGTGCCCCAGAGTACTTGGTCAGACTCCtatcaaacaggaaaacaatggAAGTGTCCCAGCCTCGctgagaacagaaaacaaaatcattgtGCATACTTTAGTGTGTGTTATTAGAGGTTACgtcaatgttaaaaacaaagtcttCAGTAGACAGCAAAATTTGCTGATGCATATTCTTTCACAGAATCCAAAAAGGCTCAACTCCATGCATGCCATCTTACAATAAAACTAATTCTTCACTGCTGTGTATTTACTTGTGGTTGGGTGTGTTATACATCAGAAATTTTTGCCTATGTGTTTCTGTCCCACATACCAGTCCCTCTGGCAGACAGTGTGCGGGTGGTCTGCGTGGGTCCAGGGAGATTCCCgtctccagcagcagctcctgaCTCAGCGGGGAGATGTGTGTCTTAGTGTGTGTCTCCAGGCGAAGCTGCAGGGAATGTAAACTCTCCTCAGCACCCAAAACCAGGGATTGCAGCTGGGCTGACGTCATGTCTAACACATGAATCACCTGAATAATGATGTGCAAAATGAGAGGTTTCCTCTGGTCAAGCTGCACATATAAAACCACAAAGTGCTCAAAAAGCCATTTAAGTAAGTATAAAACACAGACCCTGTTCTTATTACTAACCTTCATGTTGAGAATATAATGTAAGGTGGTGTAACAGTAGGGCTTGTTAGTATCAGGATCTAGCCCTCCACCACGTGTTGCAGAGTCCCACAGTAACagcatctggaggagagactCAACTGGTTCCAGAAGTGGCCtatgtaaatataaacacaccTATGCAAATTAGAATGACACAAAGGGATGCTTGACTGGCACTGTGGGTACtaagaaatgtctttttgtctctACCTGCTGAGATTGTTGGGATATGGGAGATGTGTGGAGAATCTGACTTCTCCATTCATGTCCTCCACTGCCATGATGTCTTTGGGTCCTTTGTTCTTGACTTTACTCAACCTACAATAGCAAACAAATGTGCAatcagagaaaatgtaaatagtgCCAGAGACTAGAACAAGTGTTCCAAAAATTCCAAAAAAATTAGTACATTCTCGCTTTACTTTGGCTCCTGAGGGAAAATGTTTGCCACTATGTTAACTCACCACTGTACAGGCTGCATGTGGTGTAAAAAGGGCCGAAAGCCACAAGTACATTCAAAGATTACTGTCCCAAAGCTCCAGTAGTCCACTGTTACAGTGTAGGGCTTACTCTCAAACAGCTCTGGAGCCTGGCACATATGcagataatacattttacaagtcTTGACTGTTGACATTTgttcaaaagagaaaacattactTGCAAAACAATGCATATGTTATGCAAAACGTACCAGATACTGGAGAGTTCCAACAAAAGATGTACAGAGACTGCCCTGATCTAGGTCTTTTGCATAACCCAGATCTATTATTTTATGGACAAGCTgttgaaaaaaagcatttttataatGAGATCAAGGTACagaataatatataatatgtgGAATTCCAGATTACACAGGGTGTAGGCATGTACAAATAAGAGAGATAGTTCACCTTTCCACCAATCTCCTGCAGAACTATATTCTCAGGCTTTAGGTCTCTATGAATTATCTTATTTTCATGGAGATACTGGATACCAGAACctatattgtaaaaatattccATATGTGTTTTCCTTCAACATGTGACACCAGTGGATTTCTTAAATCAAAGTGAAAGCTGAGCAAAACTTTACCGATGTCACTGAGCAGCAAGAGGACTTCACTCTCCTTTAGCCCACAGCAGTTTTCTGGTTTATTCAACACCTAAATGAAGTAGAGAATGAGGTTAATAGTGCAAAGTGGAAGAAATTGTTTAGGGTCGTTATTAATTACCCATGAGGTACCTTGCGCAGGTCTCCTCTTGAGCAGTACTCCATTGACAATAGAGGTAGGTCATTTAAAGAAATGGAGCTCAACTCCTCTGGAACTTCTCTTGCCTGAACAACATTTACATGGCTTAATctataacagaaaaaaaggcaaacatacAGTGATGGCTTAACAAGAATAAAGCATGTAATGATACTGTAATGAAGCTACTTTGAGAACACAAGCAGAAGATTTACACTCACTTTTTCATGATCTGGATCTCTCTGCTCCACCGGTCTTTGTTCTTGGAGTTTAGCTCCAAGCGGCAAAGTTTCACAGCGATCTTCTCCCCTGATTCCTGCGCcgaacacagacaggaaataaaaccaAGTCAAGGAAACATCTGCATCTAGAGTTTATGTTCTCCTTGGTGTACAAGTGGATGCCAAAAACGTACAAGGTGCTGGTACAGGTAGACGTGCCCAAAGCCTCCCATCCCAAGTCTTTCCTTCATCTCCCAAGAGCCACACAGCTGGCTCTGTCTAAATGCAGTCCGATCCATAGTGTGTGGACAACAGAGGTAGTCTGCAAAGGACCTCAgctataaagaaaataaactgtcaCTGTCCAGAAACATTACGGATTACACCAGAACTCCTCACCAATGTTTCCGTTATTCATTCATACACTTACACATGTATCGAGTAGATACCAGCAGGGGAAACGGTTTTACATTTGAAGAAAATCACAAAGGTTAATGTTAACACATTGAATTCTAAcatatattttcactttttcactatagatgtttaaagcatttttatatAGATTATCAATATCCCATTGGAGGTTGGTAATGTAAACCTTTCTGAAAATAGCGTTAATCTGTTGGTGCCACAGTCATCTAAACCCATTAAGTGTTATGGGACTGTCCCCGTTAGGTCGCAGGAAGTCGGACAACCTGACCTTGTTAATAAAAGGTGCATTAAACCACGTGTCATTATAAACTCACATGTGCAGGAGGTCACGCTGGGAAGATGGTCATGAGCTTACTTCGGATGTCAGAACATTGTTGCTTCAGAGTTAGCCGCCCGTGTTGTTTACGGTTCGTTTTCCTGCTAAGTGTAGCAGCCAGAAGGTTAAACCGACGAACTTAAACCTTCACCAGGAACAGTCCCCCAAATGCAAATTTTAAGTCAAATTTTGTGTTACGTTTTGATGTAGTTTTAGGTGAAAAGCTGGAGCTAAGGAGCCATAGCTGGACATGCACAAAGTGAAAGTATTAAACTATAACATGCAGGCGTGGCTTCTGCGCATGCGTATGCACCTCTGGCGGCCTACTCCTCTGTGTTAGGGAATTCCCACCTGCCCCCATGTAAACTGCATGATAAAATCATAATGAGgggtttaaaataaactacaaaagatttctttcattttactgtaaaatcaaaAGGGTCCATGGTTATCTGAGTCAAAACTTCCAAAACATTGACAAAGTCTCAATTTGGCTACTAGATGGCGCCAAATACACAGCTTTCAGTCATCATATATTCCTTTACAGCAGGGGTTCTCAACTCAACAATTTGGCTGTAGtctatagttttttttactttaaaagaagTGTCGGATACCCTTTTTTAAAAGCTGGTTTTGCAAGCTCAAttttaaattgg
The nucleotide sequence above comes from Channa argus isolate prfri chromosome 1, Channa argus male v1.0, whole genome shotgun sequence. Encoded proteins:
- the LOC137136376 gene encoding inhibitor of nuclear factor kappa-B kinase subunit alpha-like isoform X3 is translated as MKKLSHVNVVQAREVPEELSSISLNDLPLLSMEYCSRGDLRKVLNKPENCCGLKESEVLLLLSDIGSGIQYLHENKIIHRDLKPENIVLQEIGGKLVHKIIDLGYAKDLDQGSLCTSFVGTLQYLAPELFESKPYTVTVDYWSFGTVIFECTCGFRPFLHHMQPVQWLSKVKNKGPKDIMAVEDMNGEVRFSTHLPYPNNLSRPLLEPVESLLQMLLLWDSATRGGGLDPDTNKPYCYTTLHYILNMKVIHVLDMTSAQLQSLVLGAEESLHSLQLRLETHTKTHISPLSQELLLETGISLDPRRPPAHCLPEGLRGWDTSIVFLFDRSLTKYSGALTARPLPDSVNFIVRETKTQLPLSALRKVWGEAVSYICGLKEDYIRLYQGQRAAMLSLLRYNTTLTRYKNLLFSQSQRLRAKLSFFKTSIQHDLEQYIKQRHTGISSEKMLKTWQDNEEKADGFTKVADVGYLDEEIVALHSEIVELQRSPFARKQGDVMEQLEEKAIELYKQLKAKCKSPDPPHGYSDSSDMVKTILQTVQNQDRVLKDLYSHLSTILVCKQRIVDLFPKLESAVDNIKTAEAAVMQMQMKRQKEFWYLLKIAYAQSSTSSQSLMQQSTDSESVHQLLDENQHYLSQLTSLLQDATQEMDHSAMDQDWSWTQYEAVNAQPRKLQKLTKDSAL
- the LOC137136376 gene encoding inhibitor of nuclear factor kappa-B kinase subunit alpha-like isoform X2, encoding MDRTAFRQSQLCGSWEMKERLGMGGFGHVYLYQHLESGEKIAVKLCRLELNSKNKDRWSREIQIMKKLSHVNVVQAREVPEELSSISLNDLPLLSMEYCSRGDLRKVLNKPENCCGLKESEVLLLLSDIGSGIQYLHENKIIHRDLKPENIVLQEIGGKLVHKIIDLGYAKDLDQGSLCTSFVGTLQYLAPELFESKPYTVTVDYWSFGTVIFECTCGFRPFLHHMQPVQWLSKVKNKGPKDIMAVEDMNGEVRFSTHLPYPNNLSRPLLEPVESLLQMLLLWDSATRGGGLDPDTNKPYCYTTLHYILNMKVIHVLDMTSAQLQSLVLGAEESLHSLQLRLETHTKTHISPLSQELLLETGISLDPRRPPAHCLPEGLRGWDTSIVFLFDRSLTKYSGALTARPLPDSVNFIVRETKTQLPLSALRKVWGEAVSYICGLKEDYIRLYQGQRAAMLSLLRYNTTLTRYKNLLFSQSQRLRAKLSFFKTSIQHDLEQYIKQRHTGISSEKMLKTWQDNEEKADGFTKVADVGYLDEEIVALHSEIVELQRSPFARKQGDVMEQLEEKAIELYKQLKAKCKSPDPPHGYSDSSDMVKTILQTVQNQDRVLKDLYSHLSTILVCKQRIVDLFPKLESAVDNIKTAEAAVMQMQMKRQKEFWYLLKIAYAQSSTSSQSLMQQSTDSESVHQLLDENQHYLSQLTSLLQDATQEMDHSAMDQDWSWTQYEAVNAQPRKLQKLTKDSAL
- the LOC137136376 gene encoding inhibitor of nuclear factor kappa-B kinase subunit alpha-like isoform X1 — protein: MSFADYLCCPHTMDRTAFRQSQLCGSWEMKERLGMGGFGHVYLYQHLESGEKIAVKLCRLELNSKNKDRWSREIQIMKKLSHVNVVQAREVPEELSSISLNDLPLLSMEYCSRGDLRKVLNKPENCCGLKESEVLLLLSDIGSGIQYLHENKIIHRDLKPENIVLQEIGGKLVHKIIDLGYAKDLDQGSLCTSFVGTLQYLAPELFESKPYTVTVDYWSFGTVIFECTCGFRPFLHHMQPVQWLSKVKNKGPKDIMAVEDMNGEVRFSTHLPYPNNLSRPLLEPVESLLQMLLLWDSATRGGGLDPDTNKPYCYTTLHYILNMKVIHVLDMTSAQLQSLVLGAEESLHSLQLRLETHTKTHISPLSQELLLETGISLDPRRPPAHCLPEGLRGWDTSIVFLFDRSLTKYSGALTARPLPDSVNFIVRETKTQLPLSALRKVWGEAVSYICGLKEDYIRLYQGQRAAMLSLLRYNTTLTRYKNLLFSQSQRLRAKLSFFKTSIQHDLEQYIKQRHTGISSEKMLKTWQDNEEKADGFTKVADVGYLDEEIVALHSEIVELQRSPFARKQGDVMEQLEEKAIELYKQLKAKCKSPDPPHGYSDSSDMVKTILQTVQNQDRVLKDLYSHLSTILVCKQRIVDLFPKLESAVDNIKTAEAAVMQMQMKRQKEFWYLLKIAYAQSSTSSQSLMQQSTDSESVHQLLDENQHYLSQLTSLLQDATQEMDHSAMDQDWSWTQYEAVNAQPRKLQKLTKDSAL